DNA sequence from the Streptomyces sp. HUAS 15-9 genome:
GCCGCCAGAGGCGCTCCCAGGGGCCCTGGGTGAGCCGTACGCTCTGGACCTTGGCGTGCGGAACGAGGGACAGGCGCCGACGGAGCAGGCCGTGCCGCGCGGCGAAGACGGTGTCCGTGACCGTGATGCCGTAACCCCGCCACCACAGCGGCACACACCGTCCGGCCCTTCGCGGCGGCCGGGCGAGAGACCGGAGCGGTGGCACCGTCACTCCGGGCAGCACGCGCGCGACGACCGACTCGGCCACCGCGCGCGGGGCGACCGGCACCAGGACGGAGTTCGAGGACCCGGCCACGTCGAGTTCCACCCGCACCCAGCCGCGCCGCCGCCACAGCAGCGGCTCCACGATCCGTACGGTCTGCACCCGCCCCGGCGGCACCGTCTCGTGCGTGCGGTCGAGCAGCCCGTGGTCGATGCGCAGCCCGTCCGGGGACTCGCCCACCGTCCAGTCGTACTCGGCGACGAACCGACCCACGCTGCTCGCGCCCGCCGCGCCGAGCAGCGGCAGGCCGGTGGCGAGCACCGTCACCACACTGTGGGTGGCCAGCCACAGCACCGGCGGTACGACGAGCGCCGCCACCAGGGACCCCCAGGTCGCGCCCGTCAGCACCAGCGAGACCGCCAGCTCGCGCGCGGGCAGCCGCATCAGCTCGCGCGACGGCGCCTCGCCGACCTCGTGCGCCGTCTCCGGCGCGAAACCGGCCGCGCGCGCGAGCAGTTCCGCGCGCAGTGCGCGGGCCTCGCCCTCGCCCAGAAAGGCCAGTTCGTCCTTCTTGTCCGCCCCGACGACGTCGATCCTGAGCTTCGCGACACCCGCCACGCGCGCGAGGAGCGGCTGTGTCACGTCGACGGCCTGGATCCGCTCCAGCCGGATGTGCGCGGTGCGGCGGAACAACAGGCCGGTACGGATGCGCAGTTCGCTGTCGGTCACCGAGAAGTGGGTGAACCACCAGGACATGAAGCCGTACAGGGCGGCCACCGGGACCAGCACGGCGAGCCCGGCCAGCAGCATGGTCGTGGTCAGCCTCGTCAGCTGCTCCTGGGCCTGGTTCGGGTCGTGCACCGCCCACCCGGCTGTCACGGCGACCGGCGCCCACGCGCGCCGGAACGGCGTCACGGGGTGCAGCCGCCGCTCGGCCACGGCCGGCCCCTGTCGTACGTCGTCGGGTCCCGGCGTCGTCACAGGCCCGCCGATCGGGCCTCGCCCAGCTCGGTGAGCCGGTCGCGCAGCCGCTCCGCCTCGGCCGGGTCGAGGCCGGGGATCCTCGCGTCGGTGGCCGCGGCCGCGGTGCGCAGCTGCACGGAGGCCAGCTTGAAGTGCCGCTCGACGGGACCGGAGCTCACCTCCACGAGCTGCATCCGCCCGTACGGCACGACGGTCTCCTCGCGCCACAGCACCCCGCGGCTGATCAGCAGGTCGTCCGCGCGCTCGGCGTACCGCCACGAGCGCCAGTTGCGGCCGAGGAGCACCCAGCCCCACGCCAGCAGGGCCAGCGGCAGCAGCGCGAAGGCGGCCCACCCCGGCCCGGCGAGCAGGCCGAGCAGCAGCGCGACAACCAGGGCCGTCG
Encoded proteins:
- a CDS encoding PH domain-containing protein; translation: MTTPGPDDVRQGPAVAERRLHPVTPFRRAWAPVAVTAGWAVHDPNQAQEQLTRLTTTMLLAGLAVLVPVAALYGFMSWWFTHFSVTDSELRIRTGLLFRRTAHIRLERIQAVDVTQPLLARVAGVAKLRIDVVGADKKDELAFLGEGEARALRAELLARAAGFAPETAHEVGEAPSRELMRLPARELAVSLVLTGATWGSLVAALVVPPVLWLATHSVVTVLATGLPLLGAAGASSVGRFVAEYDWTVGESPDGLRIDHGLLDRTHETVPPGRVQTVRIVEPLLWRRRGWVRVELDVAGSSNSVLVPVAPRAVAESVVARVLPGVTVPPLRSLARPPRRAGRCVPLWWRGYGITVTDTVFAARHGLLRRRLSLVPHAKVQSVRLTQGPWERLWRLADVHVDTGADKTVTARLRDTRQAAELLQNQAERSRTGRRDARPDRWMT
- a CDS encoding PH domain-containing protein; translated protein: METGSPENTDATGAEPVWTGLPPGLLRMRRLLLAVWLGTTALVVALLLGLLAGPGWAAFALLPLALLAWGWVLLGRNWRSWRYAERADDLLISRGVLWREETVVPYGRMQLVEVSSGPVERHFKLASVQLRTAAAATDARIPGLDPAEAERLRDRLTELGEARSAGL